In one Micromonospora polyrhachis genomic region, the following are encoded:
- the pip gene encoding prolyl aminopeptidase: MGELYPPIEPYETGMLDVGDGNLIYWEVCGNPDGKPALVVHGGPGSGCGTSARRYFDPNRYRVVLFDQRGCGRSTPHASDPATDMRCNTTWHLVADMERLREHLGIDRWLLYGGSWGSTLVLAYAEQHPQHVSKIVIPSVTTTRQSEINWLYRGVGRFFPVQWERFLEGAPAGTPRDGDIVAAYARLLGHPDTAVREKATADWCAWEDAVLSGETGGTFNPYGDRPPAARLAFVRICTHYFSHGAWLQEGVLLREAGRLAGIPGVLIHGRLDMGGPLQTAWELHRAWPNSELIVVESAGHLSTSATRTHVLRALDGFAAAEN; encoded by the coding sequence GTGGGCGAGCTGTATCCACCGATCGAGCCGTACGAAACGGGGATGCTCGATGTGGGCGACGGCAACCTCATATATTGGGAGGTCTGCGGCAATCCCGACGGCAAACCCGCGCTCGTTGTCCACGGCGGACCCGGGTCAGGGTGTGGCACCAGCGCTCGCCGGTACTTTGACCCGAACCGCTACCGGGTAGTGCTGTTCGACCAGCGTGGCTGCGGCCGAAGCACACCACACGCCAGCGACCCGGCAACCGATATGCGATGCAACACCACCTGGCACCTGGTCGCCGATATGGAACGCCTGCGCGAGCACCTGGGCATCGACCGTTGGCTGCTGTACGGCGGATCGTGGGGTTCCACGCTCGTCCTGGCCTACGCGGAACAACACCCGCAGCACGTGTCGAAGATCGTCATCCCAAGTGTCACCACGACCCGGCAATCGGAAATCAACTGGCTCTACCGGGGCGTCGGCCGATTCTTCCCCGTACAGTGGGAACGCTTCCTCGAAGGAGCGCCCGCCGGCACACCACGCGACGGTGACATCGTCGCCGCCTACGCCCGGCTCCTAGGGCACCCCGACACCGCCGTACGGGAGAAAGCCACGGCCGACTGGTGCGCATGGGAGGACGCGGTCCTGTCCGGAGAGACCGGCGGCACCTTCAACCCGTACGGCGACCGCCCGCCGGCCGCCAGGCTGGCCTTTGTGCGTATCTGCACGCATTACTTTTCCCACGGTGCCTGGCTGCAGGAAGGCGTGTTACTGCGCGAAGCTGGCCGGCTCGCTGGCATCCCCGGTGTCCTCATCCACGGCCGACTCGACATGGGCGGTCCGCTGCAAACCGCCTGGGAGCTGCATCGCGCCTGGCCCAACTCGGAGTTGATCGTGGTCGAAAGTGCGGGGCATCTCAGTACCTCGGCGACGCGTACGCACGTTCTTCGGGCCCTCGACGGTTTCGCCGCAGCCGAAAACTGA
- a CDS encoding DUF1062 domain-containing protein, translated as MRCVDCRSDSATTGEGRFRVNANGKLLEVWLLVRCVSCDRTSKLAVHERAPVRSFDPAELHGYHVNDPDLVASRLLDRLLARRNHFSLDWTGAWRLDTPSACPDGAWPVQVKVTFEDPIPVRPEQLIAHGLGLSRNEVLRRIKCDISLRRPTSTGFTFTVMARE; from the coding sequence ATGCGATGCGTGGACTGCCGGTCGGATTCGGCCACCACCGGCGAGGGCAGGTTCCGCGTCAACGCCAACGGCAAGCTGCTGGAGGTGTGGCTGCTGGTCCGCTGCGTATCCTGCGATCGGACGAGCAAGCTCGCCGTGCACGAGCGAGCGCCGGTCAGGTCCTTCGATCCGGCCGAACTCCACGGCTACCACGTCAACGATCCGGACCTGGTGGCGTCCCGGCTGTTGGATCGGTTGCTTGCCCGGCGTAACCACTTCAGCCTGGACTGGACGGGGGCCTGGCGGCTGGACACACCATCGGCATGCCCCGACGGGGCGTGGCCGGTCCAGGTCAAGGTCACTTTCGAGGATCCGATACCGGTACGCCCGGAACAGCTCATCGCGCATGGGCTCGGCCTCAGCAGGAACGAGGTACTGCGCCGGATCAAGTGCGACATTTCGCTGCGCCGCCCAACGAGCACCGGATTCACCTTTACCGTGATGGCCAGGGAGTAA
- a CDS encoding GNAT family N-acetyltransferase, protein MIENLTEQFTAPGTWIKVSGGATDLQRALSAHWTMESAAYLMRTRFAVGTDDPPSPYQTRVSMEGDVVDATVVDATCVTAASGRLAPAGEYGVIDQVETAPAHQRRGLGTIVMRTLGDQAARIGLGTGILVATEDGRHLYRALGWTVQSEIAAAHVPED, encoded by the coding sequence GTGATCGAGAACCTCACCGAGCAGTTCACCGCGCCCGGAACCTGGATCAAGGTCAGCGGAGGCGCTACCGATCTACAGCGTGCCCTGTCAGCACACTGGACGATGGAAAGCGCCGCCTACCTGATGCGCACTCGGTTCGCCGTAGGTACCGACGACCCTCCATCCCCGTACCAGACGCGAGTCTCGATGGAGGGTGACGTCGTCGATGCGACTGTCGTCGACGCGACCTGCGTCACGGCGGCTTCGGGACGCTTGGCACCTGCGGGCGAGTACGGCGTGATCGACCAGGTGGAAACCGCGCCGGCACACCAGCGCCGCGGACTGGGCACCATCGTCATGCGAACCCTGGGTGACCAAGCCGCGCGCATCGGACTGGGCACCGGCATCCTTGTCGCCACCGAGGACGGACGCCATCTCTACCGCGCCCTTGGCTGGACAGTGCAATCGGAGATCGCGGCGGCGCACGTCCCGGAAGACTGA
- a CDS encoding CU044_5270 family protein: protein MSEPTAPRVPAMPAVRRQALRHHLMNEIDRPARRPRRMLILAPAAGVLAVVVAAGAIAQPWAPDSSPLIVTVEQGDHSGAMLLLNRMAAAADRSGPSSGEGKYIYIRSRGAFAELGDGPARLQPVYEREIWIPRYERGDGLLRQPFFDIPIIGVIPERETLTNVTPNAELVNLPSDPDALLAKLYRERDERGRGTSRDGGAFDAIGDILRESLVPPQTSAALYRAAAKIPGVEVVRGVTDAVGRRGIAVAHTDRSRRNEWIFDEQTYEYLGERSYLVAATADGPAGTVLGTTAVLQRAVVSKLGQRPER from the coding sequence ATGAGCGAGCCCACCGCCCCCCGCGTGCCGGCCATGCCGGCGGTGCGCCGGCAGGCACTACGGCACCATCTGATGAACGAGATCGACCGGCCGGCCCGGCGGCCGCGGCGGATGCTGATACTCGCTCCGGCTGCCGGCGTGCTGGCGGTCGTGGTCGCAGCCGGAGCGATCGCCCAGCCATGGGCGCCGGACAGCTCGCCGCTGATCGTGACCGTCGAGCAGGGGGATCACAGCGGAGCGATGTTGTTGCTGAACCGGATGGCGGCGGCGGCCGACAGGTCGGGACCATCGTCCGGTGAGGGCAAGTACATCTACATCAGGAGCCGCGGTGCGTTCGCCGAGTTGGGTGACGGCCCGGCGCGGCTGCAACCGGTGTACGAGCGGGAGATCTGGATTCCGCGCTACGAGCGGGGTGACGGCCTACTCCGGCAGCCATTCTTCGATATACCGATCATCGGTGTGATCCCGGAACGGGAGACGCTCACGAACGTGACGCCGAACGCGGAGCTCGTCAATCTGCCCAGCGATCCGGATGCACTGCTGGCGAAGCTCTACCGGGAGCGCGACGAGCGTGGCCGTGGCACCAGCCGTGACGGCGGGGCGTTCGACGCGATCGGCGACATCCTGCGCGAGTCGCTGGTGCCGCCGCAGACAAGCGCGGCGCTTTACCGGGCGGCGGCGAAGATCCCGGGGGTCGAGGTGGTCCGCGGAGTCACCGACGCGGTCGGGCGGCGAGGGATAGCCGTCGCGCACACCGATCGGAGCCGACGCAACGAGTGGATCTTCGATGAGCAGACGTATGAATACCTCGGTGAACGCAGTTATCTCGTGGCGGCCACCGCCGACGGGCCGGCCGGGACAGTGCTGGGCACGACCGCGGTGCTACAGCGAGCCGTGGTGTCGAAGCTCGGACAGCGTCCAGAGAGGTGA
- a CDS encoding RNA polymerase sigma factor, whose translation MTAEMRVRIRAGDADAFGELFDEHADAIHRHAVWSGGDPAQAEDVVSLTFLEAWRIRQSLRLDGDGLRPWLLGIATNVLRNRQRAARRHREALRRLPVRDTVPDFADEVVARMYNAEQVAAAMAALRSLRRADREVFLLCVWSQLDYAAAAEALSVPVGTVRSRLSRARTRLRALAQQEMAPTRTIPVEQGEYR comes from the coding sequence GTGACAGCCGAGATGCGGGTCCGGATCCGGGCCGGAGACGCCGATGCCTTCGGCGAACTCTTCGATGAGCATGCCGATGCGATTCATCGGCATGCCGTGTGGAGTGGGGGCGATCCGGCTCAGGCCGAGGATGTGGTGTCGCTGACCTTCCTTGAGGCGTGGCGGATCCGCCAATCCTTGCGCCTTGACGGAGACGGCCTGCGGCCGTGGCTGCTCGGAATCGCCACCAATGTGCTGCGCAATCGTCAACGGGCGGCGCGCCGGCACCGGGAGGCATTGCGACGACTGCCGGTACGCGACACCGTTCCAGACTTCGCCGACGAGGTGGTCGCCCGGATGTATAACGCTGAACAGGTGGCTGCGGCCATGGCGGCACTGCGGTCATTGCGTCGGGCGGATCGGGAGGTGTTCCTGCTCTGCGTGTGGTCACAACTGGACTACGCGGCTGCGGCAGAGGCGCTGAGCGTACCGGTCGGGACCGTGCGTTCGCGGCTGTCGCGGGCCCGGACCCGGCTGCGGGCGCTGGCACAGCAGGAGATGGCGCCAACCCGAACGATCCCCGTCGAGCAGGGAGAATACCGATGA
- a CDS encoding HNH endonuclease codes for MLSAVKGLSRHFTEDTLRHYLLDRSTRTDHGCLIVRGYGDQRGVYQKVAGRAWAHIAAYVVFVGGYDPRLDVDHECGVKDCIEPSHLRQLTRAENCRARVRQGQCRNGHDREIDGTTGEYRRSCRQCNRDAQRRWRQRQAAEVERGRSSWIAAQG; via the coding sequence GTGCTTTCCGCCGTCAAGGGCCTCTCCCGGCACTTCACTGAAGACACCCTTCGCCACTATCTACTGGACCGCTCGACTCGTACGGACCATGGCTGTCTGATTGTGCGCGGCTACGGCGATCAACGGGGGGTCTACCAGAAGGTCGCCGGTCGGGCCTGGGCACACATCGCGGCTTACGTGGTTTTCGTGGGCGGATACGATCCGCGCTTGGACGTCGACCACGAATGTGGCGTCAAGGACTGCATCGAGCCGTCCCACCTACGGCAGCTCACTCGGGCCGAGAACTGCCGCGCCCGGGTACGCCAGGGGCAATGTCGCAACGGCCATGACCGGGAGATCGACGGTACGACCGGGGAATATCGGCGATCCTGTCGCCAATGCAACCGGGATGCGCAGCGACGCTGGCGGCAGCGGCAGGCGGCCGAGGTCGAGCGGGGACGATCCTCGTGGATCGCCGCCCAGGGTTAG